TGAGTTGGTAATGATCCCATCTCCATTTCATAGGAAATGGATTACATTCAATTATTCCTCACAATGGCCAACTGGAAgattatttcattgcttttgaagCCCTGGTTGAGCTGGCATCTGCGATGGTAGCACAATAAATTATTTGTCTTGTCTATCTGCCTGGGGaacttctattcattttttaaagtgaattggAATTGGGAAAGCCCTCTTTGTGCTCTACACTCACCCATATTGGTTCCTTTTCGCTACCTCTGTTTGTATCtttttgtacatatatttttactcttatctcactgtatttatttacatatacctTGGTATCTCTTAAAAGACTGTAAGCAGCTTTTGGTCAGAGAACTGTCCTATTAATTTCCATAGTCCTAGAATCTCACACAATGTGTGGCCCATAGTAAAAACTCAGGTTgtgtaaaatgaataaagattaaaaatatttttaagtgttttgttttaaaaaacacttagcTATAAAAGTGGAGAGAATAGTATAATGAGCCCCCTGTACCCACTTTCTAACTTATCAATCTTGTTTCACCTTTATCTCCATTCACTACCACATCCTCTCCCTGCTGCTCTTGATTATTCTGAAGCAAATCAAATggagtactttattttttaacagaattttttttttttttaagaatataacttgggccctggctgggtagctcagttgtttagagcatcatcctgatacaccaaggttgtgggttcagccccctatcagggcacagacaagaatcaaccaatgagtggagcaacaaatcgatgtctctctctctctctctcaaattaattttaaaaattaaataaaaataaaaagaataagactTGGCAGAGCTGTAAAATGACAATCTAGACATGAAGTGGGGAGAGGGTAATACAGGGAATAATTCCAAATATGATAgtttattacatatattacaaaattttacaagtatatataaaatatatgctcatatactttttctttcaaaatgttttgtaCATATTTCAGTTCCTTCAGGGCAGCTCCCTGGCAGGTCAACTATAATGTTAAACAACTTGTTAGAGAAAAACTTACGTTTTACTTACCAAAGCCAAAAAGACTATCAGTCTTGCCAGTTCCACGGCCCGCCCATTCACAGCTTTACTAGCCATGAAAGTGAAACAGATGTCGCTCCCGCACAGGATTAGGAGACGGGCGTTATTTTCTAGAAGCCACTCATGAGGAACCACTTTGAGTAGAGGAAGAACAGTTATTTAATGAGAAATTGCGCCATAGCTTGAGTAAACATCATTAATTACAAGCACTATTACATCATTTCACTGGAAATACAATTAGTGTCAAGGGAAAAGctcagaaaaaatgctttagTTTTTCAGTTACAGCATTTAACTGGAGACAGAGATTACTGCCAAGTCATGGCAGGTCTTACAAACGTACTGTACAGTGTATAGTGATACAGTCGGAGCATTTTTCCTACACAGACATCAACAAGCACGGTGTCCTAATCctatgaaaggaaagaaatcttgaAAACTTCAGAATCTCAAGGATTCTGCACAAATGGGAAAAACCCTTTCACCTGTGCCATGCCATTAGGCGAGGGTTTCTTCTTACGCAACCTAGGAGGGTGTTTATGAGAACttacaaaatgagaataattatgGAGCTttcaaataatagtaataaatatatacttataacaTTCATAATTGAAAGAAAGTAAGTTAATTATATGCATTCTCTTCAAACATGACagattctttaaatattttagagcaCTTAATGATTTCAAATAGGCAAGTCATTTGTTACCTGTGGAATTATCCTTATAATTTTATAACTGTATTCTAATAATAAATCTCTGTTACTCTGTgagataaatatattattttacctGACAGTTCATCTATAAGACTGATAACATCATCTGCTGTCCACTCTTTGATGTCTGTGTCGTATAGTAAGTTAATGGCATCAGCCAAACCTTTCAGACTGGATTCATCTGCAGGTTCTTCTACCATTTTCTGCCAAACCACTTGTCCTGAAAAATCATTGAAACAAAAATTAGGTTATGACAGAATAGTTGGATTTGTGATAAAAACTTCATGGattgtttaaaaaggaaattggatTGTATAATGGAATTCATTACTTATATATGCTGCTTTCATAACGAAAGTCTATTTTAATAACAGTATAAATTTGGATGTCTCTGACTGATTTGATGAAGCACAGCAACAACAgctaaatgaagaaaagatagTTTCACCAAACATAGCTTCTAGTTCAAAGATAGTGCTACCCCTAAAACAGAAATTGGAATAAACAGTTAATGTAAtcttactgaaataaaataaaatctgcaaaAGAGAACATGCTATATTTGAGGATCTTCCAAACGTTTATATCAAAACAGAATAATCCAGTCAATTTTTGATTATTTACCTATGACCAATTCTCTTTGTGAATTACACAACAAAATTTAATCCCAGATTGGCTTCTTGATGCTATTCAACATACTTTAAACTGGTTACCTGCTTATGTGAGGCAATGTGAACTAAGGAACTGCATGCTAATTTTAACATTAATCTAAACTTCAATAGAAATGCaaaaaattgcaaaagaaatCATATTACACACCCCAAATTAAGTAAAACATCAATTCCAATTACTACTTTGATTTACTGGCACTATTGGTCCCCTCCAGCAGCAAATATAATCTTAAATTAAGATAatgtttgagccctggctggtgtagctccgtggattgagcgcaggctgtgaaccaaagggtcactagttcgattcccagtcagggcacgtgcctgggttgcaggccaggtccccagtgagggccacaaggaggcaaccacacattgatctttccttccttctttccccctcccttcccttctctctgagaaaaaaaaaaaaaagataatgtttgaaaatgaaaagtagCTATTTTAGGTAAACCAGGCATGATAGGAATATACTTGGTAATGGCCTTCAGGGAACAATTTCTGTCTTGAAGCTTAAGTTATGCACAAATTAATGTAGTATAAATCTATGAAACTGGGAAACAGTTTAGTCATTAGGAATGATGAAACTTAGCAGGTACAAAAAGATATTATGCTTCCTAAAGCAAAAGTAATTAACCAGTTTTGTAACCTATGTTGCTAAAAAATAGATGCTCACCATCTTGAGGAGATATTGGTCCAAAGATGATATACAGCAATCTTGCCTGATTCACCATTGGCCACGGCTTTAATATACATGTCAGCCAAAAAGCGGAATCACTTCTTTGTGTCCAGTGATCAAGCAGAACATTCCTACAGAACAGTCTGATCCTTAACTCCAGTTTTCGGGCATTTCCTATGACGACAAGAGACTTGTAAATCATTCTTCCTAGAAAGGGTGATGTGCAGAGTGGATAGGTCAAAGACATACTTCATTAATATGCTCTATATTGGAAGCATTACTTCATTTTCCTCTGTAAAAGTTTTAGATTATCAAGGAattattttaaacagctttattgagatataatttacataccattcAATTtgcccatttaaagtgtacaattcaatggtttttagtatattcacagatatgtgCAGCCATCACCAAGTAAGTTGTAGAACATTTGACCACCTCAGAAAGAAATCCTGCTCTTTTAGCTATCACTCCCTATTCCTCCACACTCTCCCATCCCCAGCCCTAAGCAACcaataatctactttctgtctctatagatttccctgctctggagtcTTATATGAATGAGTCATAgagtatgtgaccttttgtgactggcttctttcctttagcataatgttttcaaggttcatccatgtactggcatgtgtcagtacttcattcattttcaggGCTAAATAGTACTCCATTAtcgatataccacattttgcttatccattcacccattgatGGACAggtgggttgtttctaccttttggctattctTAATAATGCTACTATTAACATTCATGTACACGTTTCTGGGTGgacatgtgttttatttctcttgcagATATacataggagtgaaattgctgggtcatatggtaactccatATTTAATCATTTGAAGAACTTGCTagactgttttctaaagtggctgaACAACTTTATATTTCCACCAGAAATGTATGAGGGTCCCAATTTCTCCCATtatcaccaacacttgttttctgactttaaacaattatttatttatttatttttattttaaaaaattttatttattttgttagagagagagggaaagggaaagagaaagagagggagagaaacatcaatgtgtggctgcctcttgcacgtcccctactggggaccgggcctgcaacccaggcctgtgccttgactgggaatggaaccagtgaccctttgattcccaggctggtgctcaatccactgagctataccagccaggccTGCTTTCTGACTTTTTGATTCCAGTCATCCTAGTGGGTATCAAGTGgtattttgtggggtttttttaacaGCATTATTGAAAtatgtataatttacataccatacaatttTATCCACTTAAGCATATCATTCAATAGTTTTTATTATGttagattattatttttgaatttttaaatgattttatttatttatttttagagaggggaagagagggagaaagagaaggagagagacatccatgtgtggttgcctcccatgagcccctaccagggacctggcctacaacccaggcatgtgccctgactgggaatcaaactggcgaccccttggtttgaaggctgacgctcaatccactgagccacaccagccagggctcatgtttTTAGTACGTTTATAAGTGGTTTCATATTGAAAGCATCATTTGGTAATCTTTTCTCTCAAACTACATTTTGAGATTTACCTATATTAACACACTTGGCTCTTAGTTCATCTGTTTTAACTACTGAGGGTTTTAATTATATGAATATGTCacaattcattcatccattctgCTGACAataggcatttaggttgtttcgcTTTTCATGGTTACATGCTGCACTACTCGTTCTTATGCATGTCTCCTTGTGCAAACTGTGGGAGTTTTTCAGAGTATAACTGCTGGACTGCAGGTtccataacttttaaaatatgaggtATTTCAGATATATACAAAGGTTTAAAGAATACTATCATGAACAACTTTGTATCCTCTACCATcttaaggaataaaatattattaatacagTTGAAGCCCTCTGAGTACTTATCTTTCTCTAATTACATGCTACTTGAGCCTCCTTATCCAATTCAGTGTTTATCATTCCCTtacatttctttgttcttttactATAAATGAAtgccacaatttatttttaaatacacttttgaactgtgtttttttttaattttaattttctgtataaTGTTATTTCTGAATTGTAGTTCTTTACCTGGCTTGCTGAAGACAGTGGTCTGCACCTTGCGGGAGAGGCTAGTTAGCTCACATAAGAAGTTGAAAACACGATGGCACTCCAGTTCATCCCAACCTGCTGTTAAGATCTGaggataataaaataaaggaaacaatgcAGATGTTCAGACCATCAAATCAAAACATAAGTCACCACTGCCTTATGGACACATAACTGTTGTAGCACATGATCCAAGTTATGCATAATTTTATCCACTATGGAACTGTtgaaattaataagaaattttacataaacaaaatatagaaatgcttcaaattcaatttctttttgtttttaaaggagtATGTTTTCAGAGAACTTCCAATGCTACTAAATCCCAAACTCTGAcactatgaagaaaataacaaatcttAGAACACAGCTTTAGACATCTGACTCACAAGCATACTGTGGCTTAGTTTTAGACTAAAATAGAACCCTTCTGACCCCCTCTAGCTATCACTTATGATATTGCTTACCAATGATAAGGATTTCATTTAATGTGACAATTCATAAGCATTTATGACATTTGGATGTGAACAGAAAAATTTCACTAGgacaaaatttaataattatttttagtaaaccCAAATGTACAGTTAaacatatatgaaaaagaaattccaATGGTATATCATTAtgcaattgacccttgaacaacacaggtttgaactgcgcAGGTCCACCtttatgcagatttttttttcaacaaatatgagtacttgaaaaaaagaaaagattcttttttaaagattttatttatttttagagagagaaagagagggagagaaacatagatatgtgagagatacatcaatagaTTGCCTCtaacacgcccccaactggggacctggcccgcaacccaggcacatgccctgactgagaatcaaacccacgacttttcagttcacaggccagcactcaatccactgagccacaccttgTGTACTGTTTTCAGTGCAAAGTTGGGAGGATACAGATGTGGAGAGCTGACTGTATGTGTTGATCTAAGCCATTTTATATAGGGGACTTGAGCATCATCCATGGATTTTGGTACCCAtgtggggtcctggaaccaattcccCTTGAATACCAAGAGACAACTTAATTTggagggagtcaaaagttatacatagaTTTTTGACTGTACGTAGGTTGGCACCTCTAACccctatgttgttcaagggtcaactataatTAGATTTTGAAAAAGTTGATCAATCATataaattttccttaaaatagtTGACCTAGATTTCAGTAGTATAAAAATTAATCTTACTATCTTTGGAAGGACATACAAGAAACCACTAACATTAGTTAATTCTGTTGAAGGGCACTCAGTGGACAAGGCTTTGGAGGGAGAATTACTTTTCACTTTATAtcattttgtaccttttgaaATTTACATAAATACATGTGTTCATATTACCTGTCCaacacatattttttcatttctttgggacAGGCTGATAGGCTGGGATATAAGCAAGATTATTGTAAGACTATTATAGACCTGATAAGGTTGTTGTAAGTTTTAAATAAGCTAGTACATTGCTTACAatagtataaatatattaataatatattattaatattgaataacattaaattttaatgacattatcTTCATTTACAATAAAAGTTTAGTCGAAAATGTTCTTCAAATTATacagctgatttttttcttctgttctagTTCTATTATCACTGACATAGAACATTGTGTAAATTAAAGGTATACAATGTAGTAGTTTTATATTGTACATATTGCAAATtaattaccacaataaggttagttccATCTATCATCTCccacagttacaatttttttcatacAGTTGATTTCTAAAGTCACATCTTAAATAAATAGCCTAAGACCTAAAATTCaccatacatacacatgcacacacactcctcACCTCACACTATTTCTAGTCTTCACAATAGTGGCTAGAAACTTTGAGGACTTTGGTAAAGAGCTATGTAACATTTCTTACCAGCgagaaattcaagaagaaaatCTGAGGTAGCAAACATTATTAGATTAACACATTTTCAAatctttacaattttattttgttctttttttttaagattattattgctttctttttaaccTATGGAATATTACATGCTCTACTTGTCAACAGCTCAAAaacattccttttcttctttcattaaaaaaaaatgtacctgtAAAAACATGCCATAACATGATAATCCTAAACACTGCATAGGAGCTGCACAGCCATTGAATTTAAAACAGGAAACCTGTAAAGAGAACAACTATTAATTCATCCTTTTCATTGGAACTGTAAAATGATTTGATATTCAAATTTAATGGAAATATGTAAGCATTTTTTCAGTCTTAACTGAAAGtaactaaaatgttaaataagtgATTAGCATTGTAACATAGGTAGAGGTTACAGAAGATAAAAAGCAGGCCCTGACCcgtgtggattgagtgccggcctgcaaagtgaaaggtcctcctgttggattcccaatcagagcacatgactgggtagcaggacaggtccccatttgggggtgtgtgaaaggcaaccaatcattgtttctctcactcatggatgtttctctccttctctttcttcctcccttaccgtctctctgagaataaataaaatctttacacttgatcttagccaaaaggctgagaagcgataacataaaatcttaaaaaaaataaaaataaaaataaaaaacaaagactgccttcaaggagctcacaatttatttaattttatttttaagattttatttatttatttttagacagaggggaagggaaggataaagagagggagagaaacatcaatgtgtggtttcctcttgcataCCCACCatcagggaccaggcccacaactcaggcctgactgggaatcaaactggcaaccctttggttcacaggctagcgctcaatccactgagccacaccagcgagggcaagGAGCTCACAATTTATTTAGGAGAATAAGATACACACATGCGAAGTTATTTTGATAATTCAGGTTAGAATATGTATAAATGataaaatgactgaaaaatacGATATCAGACACTATAAAAGCAAGCAGGGAAATGATAAATTTGGGAATGATTTTAAAAGCTTATGAAGGATGTGAAACAAGCAATGTCTTAAAGTAGGATTCAAATATATACCAAGTGGAAAGGATTGGTGAGGGAAACAATAAGGGCAAAATTGTATAGGGGTAGGAATAAAACAGTTTATTTGGGAAGAAAGATATAACCAACTTAACTAGGTTCAAAGTAATAGGAAGTACAGTTGCATTGTTAGGGGAGAACCTTAAATAGCAGCTATGGACTTTGGACTTTGTCTTGCTGAATTGAGTAGCCACTGAAAGATTTTTAAGCAAGAAAATTAACTTGATGAAAGCAATGCTTTAGGAAGAATAACCTTGATTCAGTGTGCAGAATGTGTTGGGGGCAGAAGAAATTGGGTGGCAGAAAGATCATCTGGGAAGCTGCTGCAAATAGTATTTGCATACTATTGAGTGTAGAACCGAGTCATCAGCACTGCATGTATGTTTGGATTTGTACagtaaaactcattttcttccACAGATATTATGCCCAACACATTGATACACGTATCCAAGTCAGAAGTTATCACAAAAAGGTTGTCATTTTATATACTAAAATGCTTTCTgatgtttttgtatatttaaacaGTAAGATTTTAACAttcacaaattatttcatttttataaaacatctaAATCACTACTTTAAAACATCCTCATGATTCCCATGTGgggtaaaaatacttttatattccAATAAACCTAATAAACTTAAATGATGTACTGTACTtagttatatataaaattattttataataagtaAAGGACTACTGTATTACATTTTGGTGTTTTATAATCTTTGAGTACttggtaaaatattaaattatcatTGACCAGGTTTTTAATACTAATTCATGAAGTTCTACTAATTAAGGATAGATTTTAAATGAGTATAAGACAATGATAAACTATCTTCACTGGAAATCAAGATTATGAACTAATTCAAaagtatgccaaggttgcaggttcaatcctcagtcagggcacctacaagaaccaaccaatgaatgcataaataagtggaacatcaaatcgatgtttctgtctgtctgtctccctcttcctctctctcaaaaaagtcaataaattaaaaaaaaaagaagtatgatCTTACTTCTGCGAGTATCTTGTGAATGTACTTTAGTCTTTCCTTTGTGGGTAGCAGCAATGTACATCTTTTAAATAGTAAACCTGagaaagtaacaaaaacaaaaacaacaacacgAAAAAAAGGTGACAATGCAATCagttaaaaaatatctataaagCACAGCATAATGTTTCCTGAAAGTCAAGTATGGTATACTGTAGTGGACTGTGAGCTGATGTCGTCTGTAAGAGGAAGTTTGGGAGCAAGGgtataaaacatttatatgttGAAGACCAAGTGGCTTTGATGTTTACCTAAGAGGCATTggcataaaattttataaaatattgtgaaattgATACTATAGGACATATATGGAAAAGTTTAAAGTTATTTAGattaaaaaagatacaataatAAGACATAAAACAACTAGGGAAACTTTGTATTGTCTTTATTCCATAGAAAACATATTTCAGTATCTCTTGAAATTAATCTCACGtccacaaataaaaatgttttgaattgtTAATGCAAAACatagaaagaatgggaaaaatattttgtattgtttttggaaaataaaa
This window of the Desmodus rotundus isolate HL8 chromosome 9, HLdesRot8A.1, whole genome shotgun sequence genome carries:
- the FBXO47 gene encoding F-box only protein 47 isoform X3 codes for the protein MASRTNTSFTLIPNQKYRRSNRRPGCVSSTLYSDSQPLSALGDFKVLPLEVFQIILRYLSGSKRLLLQDFHNLELPDKRQDSAILEHYRSLGLLFKRCTLLLPTKERLKYIHKILAEVSCFKFNGCAAPMQCLGLSCYGMFLQILTAGWDELECHRVFNFLCELTSLSRKVQTTVFSKPGNARKLELRIRLFCRNVLLDHWTQRSDSAFWLTCILKPWPMVNQARLLYIIFGPISPQDGQVVWQKMVEEPADESSLKGLADAINLLYDTDIKEWTADDVISLIDELSVVPHEWLLENNARLLILCGSDICFTFMASKAVNGRAVELARLIVFLALVCEKELYCMDWTVKIMQRLCKVFNTLVDKHNFLQNVANAFACIIMEMLQSVMSGDHDEEDRNFLNLFHLVHAQANFHKEVLYLTVDSAST
- the FBXO47 gene encoding F-box only protein 47 isoform X1, whose protein sequence is MASRTNTSFTLIPNQKYRRSNRRPGCVSSTLYSDSQPLSALGDFKVLPLEVFQIILRYLSVRDISILSMVSKTFSQHIINYISTSSGSKRLLLQDFHNLELPDKRQDSAILEHYRSLGLLFKRCTLLLPTKERLKYIHKILAEVSCFKFNGCAAPMQCLGLSCYGMFLQILTAGWDELECHRVFNFLCELTSLSRKVQTTVFSKPGNARKLELRIRLFCRNVLLDHWTQRSDSAFWLTCILKPWPMVNQARLLYIIFGPISPQDGQVVWQKMVEEPADESSLKGLADAINLLYDTDIKEWTADDVISLIDELSVVPHEWLLENNARLLILCGSDICFTFMASKAVNGRAVELARLIVFLALVCEKELYCMDWTVKIMQRLCKVFNTLVDKHNFLQNVANAFACIIMEMLQSVMSGDHDEEDRNFLNLFHLVHAQANFHKEVLYLTVDSAST
- the FBXO47 gene encoding F-box only protein 47 isoform X2, which codes for MASRTNTSFTLIPNQKYRRSNRRPGCVSSTLYSDSQPLSALGDFKVLPLEVFQIILRYLSVRDISILSMVSKTFSQHIINYISTSSGSKRLLLQDFHNLELPDKRQDSAILEHYRSLGLLFKRCTLLLPTKERLKYIHKILAEVSCFKFNGCAAPMQCLGLSCYGMFLQILTAGWDELECHRVFNFLCELTSLSRKVQTTVFSKPGNARKLELRIRLFCRNVLLDHWTQRSDSAFWLTCILKPWPMVNQARLLYIIFGPISPQDGQVVWQKMVEEPADESSLKGLADAINLLYDTDIKEWTADDVISLIDELSVVPHEWLLENNARLLILCGSDICFTFMASKAVNGRAVELARLIVFLALVCEKELYCMDWTVKIMQRLCKVFNTLVDKHNFLQNVANAFACIIMEMLQSVMSALSTYSSNGHSTCQPCP